One Candidatus Aquicultor sp. DNA segment encodes these proteins:
- the purQ gene encoding phosphoribosylformylglycinamidine synthase I, with the protein MMSEKPRVIVLLAAGINRDRDAQDAFELAGADAERVHLHDIADGIKRLRDYQILMLPGGFSFGDDIASGKVLANKLKYKLKDELLEFIADGKLILGVCNGFQVMVKLGILPGFDGNYMQQDVTLTNNDSGKFEDRWVNLKVNPTSKCIFTKGIEKPVYVPICHGEGKFIPRDDAALKRLNDNGQVVVRYVDKDGEFGDYPVNPNGSVEHIAGICDETGRIFGMMPHPENYIRRTQHPRWTRENLPDEGDGLVIFKNAVDYVKRNL; encoded by the coding sequence ATGATGAGTGAAAAACCAAGAGTAATCGTACTGCTAGCCGCCGGTATTAACCGCGACCGCGACGCTCAGGATGCATTTGAGCTCGCCGGTGCGGATGCCGAGCGCGTGCACCTACATGATATCGCAGACGGTATAAAGCGCCTGAGAGATTATCAGATTCTGATGCTGCCCGGCGGCTTTTCCTTTGGTGACGACATCGCCTCGGGTAAAGTGCTGGCAAACAAGCTGAAATATAAGCTAAAAGACGAACTGTTAGAATTTATTGCCGACGGCAAGCTCATCCTCGGCGTGTGCAACGGCTTTCAAGTTATGGTAAAGCTCGGTATCTTGCCTGGATTTGACGGCAATTACATGCAGCAAGACGTCACGCTTACCAACAACGACTCCGGCAAGTTCGAGGATCGCTGGGTAAATCTTAAGGTTAATCCTACTTCGAAGTGCATCTTTACCAAAGGGATCGAGAAACCGGTTTATGTGCCGATTTGTCACGGCGAGGGCAAGTTTATCCCGCGTGACGACGCGGCGCTTAAACGTCTTAACGATAACGGCCAGGTAGTTGTTCGTTATGTCGATAAGGACGGCGAGTTTGGCGACTATCCGGTTAATCCAAATGGGTCGGTCGAGCACATTGCCGGAATATGTGATGAGACCGGGCGCATTTTCGGGATGATGCCGCACCCGGAAAACTATATCCGGCGCACGCAGCACCCGCGCTGGACCCGCGAGAACCTGCCCGATGAGGGTGACGGCCTTGTGATATTTAAAAACGCGGTCGATTATGTAAAGCGTAATTTGTAG
- the purF gene encoding amidophosphoribosyltransferase yields the protein MSHNIDDFDYDRPDRPEEACGVFGIFAPGEDVSRLTYFGLYALQHRGQESAGIAVSDDRSIIIYKDMGLLTQVFKDSNLASLQGNIAIGHVRYSTTGSTHWENAQPIYKTFKGGSLALAHNGNLVNTQELRTELSEHGQKFRSTSDSEVIASLIASYADEGIEDAIKETMKRLHGAYSVVVMTETRLFAMRDPHGIRPLVLGRLGEHYVIASETCGLDIVGATYLRDVNPGELIIIDEVGMRSIQAVESNKTSLCIFEFVYFARPDTKLCNRLVYSAREAMGAELAKENPVDADLVLGVPDSGVPAAVGYSRASGIPYREGLVKNRYVGRTFIQPTQTIRQVGIKLKLNPLREVIDGKRIVVVDDSIVRGNTSKKLIDMLREAGAREIHMRISSPPVQWPCFYGIDTDTQEQLIAANNSIDDVCKFIGADSLGYLSLEGLVKSTEGQSEQFCMACFDGQYPINVPEDFRVSKLMLEEEEAT from the coding sequence TTGAGTCACAATATTGATGACTTCGATTATGACCGTCCGGACCGGCCCGAAGAGGCATGCGGTGTCTTCGGCATTTTTGCACCGGGCGAAGATGTAAGCAGGCTGACCTATTTCGGCCTGTACGCACTGCAGCACCGGGGCCAGGAGAGCGCCGGAATCGCAGTATCGGACGACCGCTCGATCATTATCTATAAAGACATGGGGCTACTTACCCAGGTATTCAAGGATAGTAATCTTGCCAGCCTGCAGGGTAATATTGCCATCGGGCACGTGCGTTACTCGACAACCGGTTCGACGCACTGGGAGAACGCGCAACCGATCTATAAAACGTTTAAAGGCGGGAGTCTGGCGCTTGCGCATAACGGCAACCTGGTCAATACGCAGGAGCTCAGGACCGAGCTGAGCGAGCACGGGCAGAAATTTCGCTCGACAAGCGATAGTGAAGTCATAGCCTCTCTTATCGCATCGTATGCAGATGAAGGCATCGAAGATGCAATAAAAGAGACGATGAAGCGGCTGCACGGCGCGTATTCGGTCGTGGTTATGACCGAGACAAGGCTTTTTGCAATGCGCGACCCGCACGGTATCCGGCCACTGGTTCTCGGAAGGCTGGGCGAGCATTACGTAATTGCCTCGGAGACGTGCGGGCTGGATATTGTTGGCGCCACCTACCTGCGCGACGTGAACCCCGGCGAGCTCATCATTATCGACGAGGTCGGCATGCGCAGCATCCAGGCGGTGGAATCGAATAAAACCAGCCTTTGCATTTTTGAGTTCGTCTACTTCGCCCGGCCCGACACTAAGCTGTGCAACCGGCTGGTCTACAGCGCGCGTGAAGCTATGGGCGCTGAGCTGGCAAAAGAGAACCCGGTCGATGCCGATCTGGTATTGGGCGTGCCGGACTCCGGCGTGCCGGCAGCGGTCGGCTACTCCCGAGCATCGGGCATCCCGTATCGGGAAGGGTTGGTCAAGAACCGTTATGTTGGGCGAACGTTTATTCAGCCGACACAGACGATTCGGCAGGTTGGAATCAAGCTCAAACTTAATCCGCTTCGCGAAGTTATCGACGGCAAGCGGATAGTCGTCGTCGACGATTCTATCGTGCGGGGCAATACCAGCAAGAAACTTATCGATATGCTACGGGAAGCGGGGGCGCGCGAGATCCACATGCGCATCAGCTCGCCGCCGGTTCAATGGCCGTGCTTTTACGGAATCGATACCGATACCCAGGAGCAGCTTATCGCAGCGAATAACAGCATCGATGATGTGTGCAAATTTATCGGGGCGGACAGCCTCGGTTACTTAAGCTTAGAGGGGCTCGTTAAATCAACGGAAGGCCAAAGCGAACAATTCTGCATGGCGTGTTTCGACGGGCAATACCCAATCAATGTGCCAGAAGATTTCAGGGTTTCAAAACTCATGCTCGAGGAGGAAGAGGCCACATAA
- a CDS encoding dolichyl-phosphate beta-glucosyltransferase, which translates to MVNSAAVLEQFRHWDDTAYISIIIPAYNEEARLERTLRHVHAYFASRPQRFEIIVVDDGSADGTPFLAKRLAKDLGNIDLVTYSPNHGKGYAVKRGVLASHGQFVLISDADLSTPIEETEKLLAMCQGGTDVAFGSRALPESQIDVPQSFARRTMGRMFNFMVRAIALPGISDTQCGFKCLRGDTARSLFANQETERFAFDVELLLRARNQGCKIREVPVRWLDSEASTVHPISDAHEMFVSLLRIHRRLRK; encoded by the coding sequence ATGGTAAATTCGGCAGCAGTTCTGGAACAATTCCGGCACTGGGACGATACTGCGTATATATCAATTATCATCCCGGCTTATAACGAGGAAGCGCGCTTGGAGCGCACATTACGGCACGTGCACGCATATTTCGCCTCCCGCCCCCAGCGCTTCGAGATTATCGTAGTCGATGATGGAAGCGCTGATGGAACACCGTTTTTAGCTAAACGCTTGGCGAAGGATCTGGGTAACATTGACCTCGTTACGTATTCGCCCAACCACGGCAAAGGATATGCCGTAAAACGGGGTGTTCTCGCATCGCACGGGCAGTTTGTGTTGATTTCAGATGCCGACCTCTCCACCCCTATCGAGGAAACCGAAAAGCTATTGGCCATGTGCCAGGGCGGTACCGATGTCGCGTTCGGCTCGCGAGCGTTGCCCGAATCCCAAATCGACGTGCCGCAAAGTTTTGCCCGCCGGACGATGGGCAGGATGTTTAATTTCATGGTGCGTGCAATCGCGCTACCCGGTATTTCCGACACGCAGTGCGGCTTTAAGTGCCTTCGCGGGGACACCGCCCGTTCGCTCTTCGCCAATCAGGAAACCGAGCGCTTTGCGTTCGATGTCGAGTTACTGTTGAGGGCTAGAAACCAGGGGTGCAAGATTCGCGAGGTACCGGTTCGCTGGCTCGATAGCGAAGCTTCGACCGTGCACCCGATCAGCGACGCACACGAGATGTTTGTCAGCCTGTTAAGAATTCACAGGCGCTTGCGAAAGTAA
- the purC gene encoding phosphoribosylaminoimidazolesuccinocarboxamide synthase → MVQKLDQIHEGKAKKVFATDDAGAIIHQFKDDATAFDGKKKGQISGKGSVNAQISAALFQLLENEGVRTHYRELLDERNLLTDRLDMLMVEVVVRNVAAGSLAKRIGYEEGTPLKKTIVEFYYKRDDLGDPIINEDHIEELGIATKAQVEEMRSAALTINKTLKRFFGELGLTLIDYKLEFGAKDGLLYLGDEISPDTCRLWDKETGEKMDKDRFRRDLGKVEEAYQEVLARVQGTTSKEGGNW, encoded by the coding sequence TTGGTACAAAAGCTTGATCAGATTCACGAGGGAAAGGCAAAGAAGGTTTTTGCAACCGACGATGCCGGCGCGATCATCCACCAGTTTAAAGATGATGCGACTGCCTTTGACGGCAAAAAGAAAGGCCAAATCAGTGGAAAGGGCTCGGTTAACGCACAGATATCGGCAGCCCTTTTTCAGCTTCTTGAGAATGAGGGAGTGCGCACGCACTACCGCGAGCTTCTTGACGAGCGTAATCTGCTCACCGACCGGCTCGATATGCTCATGGTCGAGGTTGTTGTGCGCAACGTCGCCGCGGGGAGTCTCGCTAAGCGTATCGGCTACGAGGAGGGCACACCCTTAAAGAAGACCATCGTCGAGTTTTACTACAAACGCGATGATTTAGGTGACCCGATTATCAACGAAGATCATATTGAAGAGCTCGGTATTGCTACCAAAGCGCAGGTTGAAGAGATGCGCTCGGCCGCATTAACTATCAATAAAACATTGAAGCGTTTCTTTGGTGAGCTCGGCTTAACGCTGATCGATTACAAGCTCGAGTTCGGCGCAAAAGACGGTCTGCTCTATTTAGGTGACGAGATTTCGCCGGATACCTGCCGCTTGTGGGATAAAGAAACCGGCGAAAAGATGGACAAAGATCGTTTCCGCCGTGACCTCGGTAAGGTCGAGGAAGCCTACCAGGAGGTTCTCGCACGCGTGCAGGGAACAACATCCAAAGAGGGTGGCAACTGGTAG
- the purL gene encoding phosphoribosylformylglycinamidine synthase subunit PurL, translating to MSRVEVVLKPGIVDARGNSVKKQVIEDLHIPVGSVRVIDVYTIHKALSADQVDRIACDLLTDPIIQEYRVTSEVNPVTNTIRRDIAAYAPFDAAIEVGYKPGVTDNVGVTTVEGIEDMLGVKFASCESVHTSRLYLFEGDISVEQAQHITIGLLANPLIEEYEIDLNRVEYKGRVRLGLNMKGGTAMLHDGGPTTDDTAVMQLAAATQPVPAATGATTPTSRINVAEVDLDVSDDELIEISTKGVLSLNLEEMRLIRDYFKDERVLGERAKMGLGPRPTDVELEMLAQTWSEHCKHKIFNALIDYTEDGKRERIASLFKTYIRKATEEIGKEKGWLVSVFVDNAGVVEFDDEYNMVFKVETHNHPSALDPYGGAVTGIVGVNRDPMGTGIGSDLIFNTDVFCFGPPDFPYEKLPQTVLHPKRIFKGVRKGVEDGGNKIGIPTVNGAILFDEAYVYNPLVYCGTGGFMPKVVNGKPSHEKEVKPGDLIVMVGGRIGKDGIHGATFSSVALDEDTSSSAVQIGAPIVQRKMQDALAEARAANLYRAITDNGAGGLSSSVGEMSEFSGGCEVDLEKAPTKYPGLAPWELWVSESQERMTVAVAPETIEGFLDLCRRRDVEATVIGKFTDSGKVHIKYDGKTVLYLESEFVHEGLPGLQLKAEWRPVFEAEPDIAAAGTDATGDLKRILGAFNVCSKEWVIRQYDHEVQGASVVKPLTGAYNDGPADAAVIRPRGSSKRGIAVSNGINPKYGEIDTYWMAASAIDEAIRNIVAVGGDPDHIAILDNFCWGNPILSDTNPDGDHKLAQLVRAAKGCYDTAVGLGTPFISGKDSFHNEYKLGDNTIAIPPTLLISAIGIVPDVERAVTMDAKRAGDLVYMLGTTHDELGGSHYYVLHGAKGANVPQVDVQAALGLYRALHSAIQNGLVASAHDCSEGGIAVAAAESAFAGGLGMALDMKQVPADGDLDVQKVLFSESNSRFIVTIAPSMAAEFEAMMGSVPCAKIGYVTAIGRFTVAHGATTLINAGIDELKEAWKAPLRW from the coding sequence ATGTCGCGTGTTGAAGTCGTTTTAAAACCCGGCATCGTAGATGCGCGCGGCAACTCGGTGAAAAAACAAGTCATCGAGGATTTGCATATTCCCGTTGGATCAGTCCGCGTTATCGATGTCTACACCATTCATAAAGCGCTGAGCGCCGATCAGGTCGATCGGATAGCGTGCGACCTTTTGACCGATCCCATAATTCAAGAGTATCGCGTTACTAGTGAAGTTAACCCGGTTACCAACACGATTCGCCGTGATATAGCCGCGTATGCGCCGTTTGATGCGGCGATCGAGGTCGGCTACAAACCGGGCGTTACCGATAACGTCGGTGTGACCACCGTTGAGGGTATCGAAGACATGCTCGGGGTAAAATTTGCCTCCTGCGAATCGGTGCATACCTCGCGACTCTACCTCTTCGAAGGCGATATTTCGGTCGAGCAAGCGCAACATATAACGATCGGTCTTCTTGCCAATCCGCTGATTGAGGAATACGAGATTGACCTTAACAGAGTTGAGTACAAAGGACGTGTTCGGCTTGGTCTGAACATGAAGGGCGGTACTGCCATGCTACACGATGGCGGACCCACGACCGACGACACCGCGGTGATGCAGTTGGCTGCGGCTACACAGCCCGTGCCGGCGGCAACAGGTGCTACGACTCCGACGAGTCGCATCAACGTTGCTGAGGTCGACCTTGATGTCTCCGATGATGAGCTCATCGAGATCAGTACCAAGGGCGTGCTCAGCTTGAACCTCGAAGAGATGCGCCTGATCCGCGACTACTTCAAGGACGAGCGTGTGCTTGGAGAGCGCGCGAAGATGGGCTTAGGCCCCCGGCCGACCGACGTCGAGCTTGAGATGCTCGCACAAACCTGGTCGGAGCACTGCAAGCACAAGATTTTTAACGCATTAATCGATTACACCGAGGACGGCAAGCGGGAACGCATCGCCAGCCTCTTTAAAACCTATATCAGAAAAGCAACCGAGGAAATCGGCAAAGAGAAAGGCTGGCTGGTGTCGGTCTTTGTCGATAATGCCGGCGTCGTCGAATTCGACGATGAGTACAATATGGTGTTTAAGGTGGAGACGCACAATCACCCGTCTGCGCTCGACCCGTACGGCGGTGCGGTGACCGGTATTGTGGGCGTCAACCGCGACCCGATGGGAACCGGTATCGGCTCCGACCTTATCTTTAACACCGATGTGTTCTGTTTCGGGCCGCCCGACTTCCCCTATGAGAAGCTTCCGCAAACCGTGCTTCACCCCAAGCGCATCTTTAAAGGCGTGCGCAAAGGCGTGGAAGACGGCGGTAATAAAATCGGTATTCCAACAGTAAACGGCGCCATCCTCTTCGATGAGGCGTACGTATATAATCCGCTCGTTTACTGCGGTACCGGTGGGTTTATGCCGAAGGTGGTAAACGGCAAGCCGTCGCATGAAAAGGAAGTAAAACCGGGTGATTTGATCGTGATGGTGGGGGGAAGAATCGGCAAAGACGGCATCCACGGAGCGACGTTTTCATCCGTTGCCCTCGATGAGGATACGTCGAGCTCGGCTGTACAGATCGGCGCGCCGATCGTACAGCGCAAGATGCAGGATGCGCTTGCTGAGGCACGCGCGGCAAACCTCTACCGGGCGATAACCGATAACGGCGCCGGGGGCCTGTCGTCGAGCGTTGGCGAGATGAGCGAGTTTTCCGGCGGCTGCGAGGTCGACCTGGAAAAAGCGCCGACCAAGTATCCGGGTCTTGCGCCGTGGGAGCTCTGGGTGTCGGAATCGCAGGAGCGCATGACGGTAGCAGTAGCGCCTGAAACAATCGAAGGTTTCTTGGATTTATGCCGGCGCCGCGATGTTGAGGCGACGGTTATAGGTAAGTTTACCGATAGTGGGAAAGTCCACATCAAATACGATGGGAAAACGGTTCTGTATCTAGAGAGCGAATTCGTCCATGAAGGTCTGCCGGGCTTGCAGCTAAAAGCCGAGTGGCGGCCGGTATTTGAGGCGGAGCCGGATATAGCTGCCGCGGGCACCGACGCAACCGGTGATCTAAAACGTATTCTTGGTGCTTTTAACGTGTGCAGCAAGGAGTGGGTAATTCGCCAGTACGACCATGAGGTGCAGGGAGCGAGCGTTGTTAAGCCGCTGACCGGCGCATATAACGATGGGCCGGCCGACGCCGCGGTTATCCGCCCGCGCGGCAGTTCAAAACGCGGCATCGCGGTGTCAAACGGCATCAATCCCAAATACGGCGAAATCGATACCTACTGGATGGCGGCTTCCGCCATCGATGAGGCGATTAGAAACATAGTCGCGGTGGGTGGCGATCCCGACCACATCGCGATTTTAGATAATTTCTGTTGGGGTAACCCGATTCTTTCAGATACCAATCCGGACGGCGACCACAAACTCGCCCAGCTTGTCCGCGCGGCTAAAGGCTGCTACGACACAGCCGTAGGCTTAGGGACACCGTTTATTTCAGGTAAAGATAGTTTCCATAACGAGTACAAGCTCGGAGATAATACAATTGCAATTCCGCCGACACTGCTTATCTCGGCGATCGGCATTGTGCCCGATGTCGAGCGTGCGGTTACGATGGATGCCAAGCGTGCCGGCGATTTAGTCTACATGCTGGGCACGACGCACGATGAGCTCGGCGGTTCGCACTACTATGTGCTGCATGGGGCTAAAGGCGCGAACGTGCCGCAGGTCGATGTACAAGCCGCGCTTGGACTGTACCGGGCGCTCCATAGTGCTATTCAAAACGGCCTCGTAGCATCGGCTCACGATTGCTCGGAGGGCGGAATTGCCGTTGCCGCTGCTGAGAGCGCATTTGCCGGCGGGCTCGGAATGGCGCTGGATATGAAGCAGGTGCCGGCCGACGGTGATTTGGATGTGCAGAAGGTGCTCTTCTCCGAATCGAACAGTCGCTTTATCGTAACGATTGCGCCTTCGATGGCGGCCGAGTTTGAGGCGATGATGGGTAGTGTGCCGTGCGCAAAAATCGGCTACGTTACGGCCATCGGTCGTTTTACGGTAGCACACGGCGCCACCACACTGATCAACGCAGGCATTGATGAACTTAAAGAGGCGTGGAAAGCGCCCCTTCGGTGGTGA